The window ACACCGTCGGCGGGGCGTTCTTGCAACCGGTGCCGATCGTCGGGATGATCCTCTTCTTTTTCCTCGTCGTCGGCCCGGTCGAGGAAGCCGTCAAACTGCTGGCCGTCCGAATCTTCGCCTATCGCAGTGATACGTTCGACGCCGTCATCGACGGCGCTGTCTATGGGGCCATCGCTGGTCTCGGGTTCGCAGCCATCGAAAACGCGCTGTACATTTCCCAGACGATCGACACGGTAAGCCCGGAGACCAGCCTCTTCGCCACAGCGACCGGTATCACGACGACTCGCGCGCTAGCCGGCCCTGGCCACGTTATCTACTCGGCAATCGCGGGCTACTACCTCGGGCTGGCGAAGTTCAACCCACAGCACGCTGGCCCCCTGGTGGTCAAGGGACTGCTCATCGCGTCGGTGCTCCACGCGACCTACAACGTTACCGTTCAGGTTATCCCCCCGCTCATGAGCGCCACCTGGGCGATCGGTTCCAGAATGGCGGTGGTTCTCTTTGTCATCGCCTACGACGGTATCATCGCCGTCTACCTGTACCGAAAGCTCAGTCGGTATCGACGAACCTACCAGGCTGTCCGCGAACCGTCCGAGGAGTATCCGTCCGAACGAACCGAGTTCGAGCCCGGACAGCGCTGATTCTTTTCACGGTGCCTCGAGCACGTCGGCCGTTACCGCGCCGCCTCGAGTCCGTCTCCCGTCTCGAGATGGCCCTCGAGCAGTCGTTCGACGTACTTCGCGAGGACGTCGACTTCGAGGTGAACCGGGTCGCCGACCGATTTCTCCGAGAGCGTGGTCAACTCGTAGGTTGTTGGAATGATGGCGACGGTCACGCGCCCGCTCTCGGTCAACTCTGCGACGGTGAGACTGATCCCGTCGAGGGTAATCGAGCCCTTTTCGACGACGTATCGATCATACCGCTCTGGCAGGTCGAACTCGAAAAACCAGTCGTCACCGACCGATTCGATTTCGGTCACGGTCGCCACGGCGTCGACGTGTCCCTGGACGACGTGGCCGTCGAAGCGTCCGTCCGCCGGCATTGCGCGCTCGAGGTTGACGGTGTCGTCCTCCTCGAGCGTGTCGAGGTAGGTTCGCTCGACGGTCTCGCTCGCGAGGAACACCTCGAACCACGCCCCGGGTTCGAATCGCTCGACGGTCAGACAGGCCCCGCTGACGCTGATCGACTGGCCGTGGGCCAGGTCGCTCGCCACCGAGTCGGCCCCGATTCGGAGTCTGAGCCCCTCGGCTGTCGCTTCCCGTCCGACGAGGTCGCCCGTCTCTTCGACGATACCGGTAAACATACGCTGGTGTCGCCGTGGGGAGAATAAAGCGGTTCCGATACAGTGATACATATCGTATCTGTGATGGCGCGCTCCGGCGCGTTTTTCACCCCACCGGCCGAATCCAGGGCAATGGCAGGGCTCTTCGATACGATCAAACTGGTCGGTGTCCTCATCTTTGCGATCCCAGCCGCGCTGGCGGGTCTCGAGATGGTCGCTACCGGTTCGCGGCCGTACATCGGCAGTGCGCTCATCGTCTGCGCCGTGGTGCTCGTGCTCGTCCAGCGACGGCTCACGACCCCCGGCGACGTGCCTGGACTCCTCGCAAAGAAAGTGACCGGTTCGGCCGCTCGGACGCCCGAACGCGAGGAGGAGTGACGGGAACCGGAACCCAATTCGTGGTGCCGGCTACGGAACCGATTCCG of the Natronosalvus vescus genome contains:
- a CDS encoding DUF7533 family protein, with the translated sequence MAGLFDTIKLVGVLIFAIPAALAGLEMVATGSRPYIGSALIVCAVVLVLVQRRLTTPGDVPGLLAKKVTGSAARTPEREEE
- a CDS encoding PrsW family intramembrane metalloprotease, giving the protein MAGKRDPIERAADGSADLYDISTWEPRSRIDRFAAWLYALISYGLHAIVLSVAVLITISLLASPAVLVLDEPMVGVFFGLSVVPAALLAAYIWYADITTSEPLSLLVGTFVLAVLFATFAAVINTVGGAFLQPVPIVGMILFFFLVVGPVEEAVKLLAVRIFAYRSDTFDAVIDGAVYGAIAGLGFAAIENALYISQTIDTVSPETSLFATATGITTTRALAGPGHVIYSAIAGYYLGLAKFNPQHAGPLVVKGLLIASVLHATYNVTVQVIPPLMSATWAIGSRMAVVLFVIAYDGIIAVYLYRKLSRYRRTYQAVREPSEEYPSERTEFEPGQR
- a CDS encoding riboflavin synthase, whose product is MFTGIVEETGDLVGREATAEGLRLRIGADSVASDLAHGQSISVSGACLTVERFEPGAWFEVFLASETVERTYLDTLEEDDTVNLERAMPADGRFDGHVVQGHVDAVATVTEIESVGDDWFFEFDLPERYDRYVVEKGSITLDGISLTVAELTESGRVTVAIIPTTYELTTLSEKSVGDPVHLEVDVLAKYVERLLEGHLETGDGLEAAR